A DNA window from Siniperca chuatsi isolate FFG_IHB_CAS linkage group LG6, ASM2008510v1, whole genome shotgun sequence contains the following coding sequences:
- the si:dkey-66a8.7 gene encoding PI-PLC X domain-containing protein 1 isoform X1 has protein sequence MNLSCQDWMSALPEELWDIPLTNLAIPGSHDAMSYCLDINSPLIHSESDSFRLLDGLFYCFTRPAIFKWATTQDKSIEEQLSMGIRFFDLRIAHKPKDSSSDLYFTHVIYTYLTVLETLSSVATWLESHPKEIVIFACSHFEGIDDKLHQAFIFSLKKLFGSKLCPHKNLTCPPQESVLTLRSLWTSGYQVILSYDSQIAASHQELWPAIPYWWANQRTAQGVISYLDSKKDLGRPEGFFVSGLNLTADRYYITTNPKQSLQTLTFSNWECLRIWLEEQRPGSDPESLNIIAGDFVGPLPLCSLVVALNQKLLRKNAVK, from the exons ATGAATCTTAGCTGCCAAGACTGGATGTCCGCTTTACCCGAGGAGCTGTGGGACATTCCGCTGACAAACTTGGCCATACCCG GGAGCCACGATGCCATGAGTTACTGTCTGGACATAAACTCCCCCTTGATCCACTCTGAGTCGGACTCTTTCAGGCTCCTGGATGGACTTTTCTACTGCTTTACCAGACCTGCCATTTTTAAATGGGCTACAACACAG GACAAAAGCATTGAGGAGCAACTTTCGATGGGGATTCGGTTCTTCGATCTCCGCATTGCTCACAAACCCAAGGACTCATCCAGCGACCTGTACTTCACACACGTCATCTACACATATTTAACAGTCTTG GAAACACTATCATCTGTTGCCACCTGGCTGGAGTCTCACCCAAAGGAGATTGTTATCTTTGCTTGCAGCCATTTTGAGGGAATCGATGACAAACTCCATCAAGCATTCATTTTCTCCCTGAAGAAGCTGTTCGGCTCCAAACTCTGCCCCCATAAG AACCTAACCTGCCCTCCACAGGAATCAGTCCTGACCTTGCGGAGTCTGTGGACGTCTGGTTACCAGGTCATCCTGTCCTATGACTCCCAGATTGCAGCGAGTCATCAGGAGCTGTGGCCTGCCATCCCCTACTGGTGGGCCAACCAGCGCACAGCACAAGGAGTGATCAGTTACCTGGACTCGAAGAAAGACCTGGGACGTCCAG AGGGCTTCTTCGTCTCTGGACTGAACCTGACAGCTGACAGGTATTACATCACCACGAACCCGAAGCAATCGCTGCAGACGCTGACCTTCAGTAACTGGGAGTGTTTGAGGATATGGCTGGAGGAGCAGAGACCCGGGTCAGACCCCGAGAGCCTCAACATCATCGCAGGAGACTTTGTGGGTCCACTTCCGCTCTGCTCGCTGGTCGTCGCACTGAACCAAAAACTTCTACGGAAGAATGccgtcaaataa
- the si:dkey-66a8.7 gene encoding PI-PLC X domain-containing protein 1 isoform X2, producing the protein MNLSCQDWMSALPEELWDIPLTNLAIPGSHDAMSYCLDINSPLIHSESDSFRLLDGLFYCFTRPAIFKWATTQDKSIEEQLSMGIRFFDLRIAHKPKDSSSDLYFTHVIYTYLTVLETLSSVATWLESHPKEIVIFACSHFEGIDDKLHQAFIFSLKKLFGSKLCPHKESVLTLRSLWTSGYQVILSYDSQIAASHQELWPAIPYWWANQRTAQGVISYLDSKKDLGRPEGFFVSGLNLTADRYYITTNPKQSLQTLTFSNWECLRIWLEEQRPGSDPESLNIIAGDFVGPLPLCSLVVALNQKLLRKNAVK; encoded by the exons ATGAATCTTAGCTGCCAAGACTGGATGTCCGCTTTACCCGAGGAGCTGTGGGACATTCCGCTGACAAACTTGGCCATACCCG GGAGCCACGATGCCATGAGTTACTGTCTGGACATAAACTCCCCCTTGATCCACTCTGAGTCGGACTCTTTCAGGCTCCTGGATGGACTTTTCTACTGCTTTACCAGACCTGCCATTTTTAAATGGGCTACAACACAG GACAAAAGCATTGAGGAGCAACTTTCGATGGGGATTCGGTTCTTCGATCTCCGCATTGCTCACAAACCCAAGGACTCATCCAGCGACCTGTACTTCACACACGTCATCTACACATATTTAACAGTCTTG GAAACACTATCATCTGTTGCCACCTGGCTGGAGTCTCACCCAAAGGAGATTGTTATCTTTGCTTGCAGCCATTTTGAGGGAATCGATGACAAACTCCATCAAGCATTCATTTTCTCCCTGAAGAAGCTGTTCGGCTCCAAACTCTGCCCCCATAAG GAATCAGTCCTGACCTTGCGGAGTCTGTGGACGTCTGGTTACCAGGTCATCCTGTCCTATGACTCCCAGATTGCAGCGAGTCATCAGGAGCTGTGGCCTGCCATCCCCTACTGGTGGGCCAACCAGCGCACAGCACAAGGAGTGATCAGTTACCTGGACTCGAAGAAAGACCTGGGACGTCCAG AGGGCTTCTTCGTCTCTGGACTGAACCTGACAGCTGACAGGTATTACATCACCACGAACCCGAAGCAATCGCTGCAGACGCTGACCTTCAGTAACTGGGAGTGTTTGAGGATATGGCTGGAGGAGCAGAGACCCGGGTCAGACCCCGAGAGCCTCAACATCATCGCAGGAGACTTTGTGGGTCCACTTCCGCTCTGCTCGCTGGTCGTCGCACTGAACCAAAAACTTCTACGGAAGAATGccgtcaaataa
- the gtpbp6 gene encoding putative GTP-binding protein 6, with the protein MTTLRRISSWLALLQRPCAQSCQRAAPTPCRLLNAPHHAAAASRASPLQCRALALSAWRSKHSGDFGSGRHTAFAEDEDEDFMDDSEVEELFQQHVPAGIGEGQHRVFIVHPDVKWGSRKQHLTTAELMMAEAVGLVNTLDNWRVVDKIILSTKTPEKKRIFGKGNFQSLAEKIRQTAGITAVFVNVERLSPLSERELEEAWGVKVFDRYSVVLHIFRCNAKTKEAKLQISLAEIPLLRSRLRNEIANLDQQGGGSRYIGGSGETLLEVQQRLLKEREMKIRSALEKLRKKRQMLRSQRKHKEFPIVSVLGYTNCGKTTLIKALTGDSGLQPRNQLFATLDVTVHAGQLPSHMTVLYVDTIGFLSQLPHQLIDSFSATLEDIKYSDLLVHVRDISHPETVNQKLNVLNVLKNLRIPDRLMSSMIEVHNKIDLVDSYQFTEPSALPISALEERGLDELKKAVEEEIVNSTGKHILDLKVDLGTPQLSWLHKEATVQDVQVNADEGSAVVKVIISTAAYGRYKKLFTGR; encoded by the exons ATGACGACACTGAGGAGGATTAGTTCCTGGTTAGCGCTCCTGCAGCGACCCTGCGCGCAGAGCTGTCAGAGGGCTGCTCCAACGCCCTGCAGACTCCTGAACGCACCGCACCATGCTGCTGCAGCGAGCCGTGCGTCTCCCCTGCAGTGCAGGGCGCTTGCGCTCTCTGCATGGAGGTCGAAGCACTCGGGGGACTTCGGCAGCGGTCGCCACACGGCATTCGCcgaggatgaggatgaagattTCATGGATGACAGCGAGGTGGAGGAGCTGTTTCAGCAGCACGTTCCTGCAGGCATCGGAGAGGGTCAGCACAGGGTGTTCATCGTTCACCCTGATGTGAAGTGGGGGAGCAGGAAGCAGCATCTGACCACCG CCGAGCTGATGATGGCCGAGGCTGTGGGGCTCGTGAACACTTTAGACAACTGGAGAGTGGTGGACAAGATCATCCTCTCCACCaagacaccagagaagaagaggataTTTGGCAAAGGCAACTTCCAGTCTCTTGCAG AGAAAATCAGGCAAACAGCAGGGATCACTGCCgtgtttgtgaatgttgagCGTCTGTCTCCTTTGTCTGAG agggagctggaggaggccTGGGGGGTTAAAGTCTTTGACAGATACTCAGTGGTCCTCCACATCTTCCGTTGCAACGCCAAGACTAAAGAGGCCAAGTTACAGATCTCTCTGGCAGAGATCCCCTTGTTAAG ATCTCGTCTGAGAAATGAAATCGCAAACTTGGACCAGCAGGGTGGAGGGTCGAGATACATCGGAGGTTCAG GCGAGACGCTGCTGGAGGTCCAGCAGAGACTGCTGAAGGAGCGGGAGATGAAGATTCGCTCAGCGCTGGAAAAACTGCGCAAGAAGAGGCAGATGCTGCGATCTCAGCGTAAACACAAGGAGTTCCCCATCGTCTCTGTGTTGGGATACACAAACTGTG GAAAAACAACCCTGATCAAAGCACTGACTGGTGACAGTGGTCTTCAACCCAGAAACCAGCTTTTCGCCACGCTGGATGTCACCGTCCATGCCGGCCAGTTGCCCAGTCACATGACTGTTCTGTACGTGGACACCATCGGCTTCCTGTCCCAGCTGCCCCACCAGCTCATTGACTCCTTCTCTGCCACCCTGGAAGATATTAAATACTCA GATCTGCTGGTTCACGTCAGAGACATCAGTCACCCGGAGACGGTGAATCAGAAGCTGAATGTACTGAATGTCCTCAAGAACCTGCGAATCCCTGACAGGCTGATGAGCTCCATGATAGAAGTCCACAATAAAATTGACCTCGTCGACAG CTATCAGTTTACAGAGCCCAGCGCACTGCCCATATCTGCCTTGGAAGAGCGAGGCCTCGATGAGCTGAAGAAAGCAGTGGAAGAAGAGATTGTGAACTCtacaggaaaacacattttagatcTCAAAGTTGACCTCGGCACTCCTCAGTTAAG TTGGCTGCACAAGGAAGCCACCGTTCAGGACGTGCAGGTGAACGCAGACGAAGGCTCGGCTGTTGTCAAGGTCATCATCAGCACGGCTGCTTACGGACGCTACAAGAAACTGTTCACAGGCAGATAG